In Paramormyrops kingsleyae isolate MSU_618 chromosome 5, PKINGS_0.4, whole genome shotgun sequence, one DNA window encodes the following:
- the rhbdf1b gene encoding inactive rhomboid protein 1 isoform X2: MAEPRPESTSLQRKKPPWLKLDIPAAPQLSFDEPPTFAQPAKPQSFLRSLSVPAESAHVNSPYHDPRELRRNPLQRQPSITQTIKRGTADWFGVGKDSDATQRWQRKSLRHCSQRYGKLKPQAMREMDLSSQDNLSLTSTETPPPLYVPASQHGMQKIVDPLARGRAFRMVEEVDGYSVPQTPVTPGATSLCSFTSSRSGFSRLPRRRKRESVAKMSFRAAAALVKGRSIRESTLRRTQKRSFTPASFLEEDTVDFADELDTSFFARDCLMQEELSTYADEVFESPSEAAIKEAEDSRATDDSDMTGSALDKSELERTHLMLPLERGWRKSKEGSQIQPKVRLRQEVVSVSGQRRGQRIAVPVKKLFAREKRPYGLGMVGRLTNRTYRKRIDSYVKRQIEDMDDHRPFFTYWITFVHLVITILAVCIYGIAPVGFSQHETVDSVLRNKGVYENVKFVQQENFWVGPSSEALIHLGAKFSPCMRQDQQVYDLMQEKRNRERDSACCVRNDRSGCVQTSAEECSTTLAVWVKWPQHKSVPLLNGKERQYGSVCHQDPRICLEPASVSPHEWPDDITKWPICRDSKGNHTNLPHIDCAITGRPCCIGTKGRCEITSREYCDFMKGYFHEEATLCSQVHCMDDVCGLLPFLNPEIPDQFYRLWLSLFLHAGILHCLVSVCFQMTILRDLEKLAGWLRISIIYILSGITGNLASAIFLPYRAEVGPAGSQFGILACLFVELIQSWQILARPWRALAKLLCVVIFLFAFGLLPWIDNFAHISGFISGFFLSFAFLPYISFGRIDMYRKRCQIIAALLVFVGLLAGLAVLFYVYPIKCEWCELLTCIPFTDKFCEKYDLNAHLH; this comes from the exons ATGGCTGAGCCACGCCCTGAGAGCACCAGCCTGCAGAGAAAGAAGCCGCCATGGCTCAAGTTGGACATCCCCGCGGCCCCCCAGCTGTCCTTCGACGAGCCCCCCACCTTTGCTCAG CCGGCGAAGCCGCAGAGCTTCCTGCGCAGCCTGAGCGTGCCGGCGGAGAGCGCGCACGTGAACTCGCCGTACCACGACCCCCGCGAGCTGCGGCGCAACCCCTTGCAGCGCCAGCCGTCCATCACCCAGACCATAAAGAG AGGCACGGCGGACTGGTTCGGCGTCGGCAAGGACAGCGATGCCACGCAGAGATGGCAGCGGAAGAGTCTTCGGCACTGCAGCCAGCGATACGGCAAGCTGAAGCCCCAGGCCATGCGGGAGATGGACCTGTCCAGCCAGGACAACCTCTCGCTGACCAGCACTGAGACGCCGCCGCCACTCTATGTGCCGGCGTCCCAGCATGGCATGCAGAAG atcgtGGATCCCTTGGCCAGGGGCCGTGCCTTCCGCATGGTGGAGGAGGTGGACGGCTACAGCGTGCCCCAGACCCCCGTCACCCCCGGCGCCACCTCGCTCTGCTCCTTCACCAGCTCCCGCTCCGGCTTCAGCCGCCTGCCACGAAGGCGTAAGCGCGAGTCCGTGGCCAAGATGAGCTTCCGGGCGGCCGCCGCTCTGGTCAAG GGTCGGTCAATCCGGGAAAGCACTCTCCGTCGGACGCAGAAGCGGAGTTTCACCCCCGCCAGTTTCCTGGAAGAAGACACAGTAGATTTTGCAGATGAGCTGGACACCTCCTTCTTTGCTAGG GATTGCCTGATGCAGGAGGAGCTCTCCACGTATGCAGATGAGGTGTTCGAGTCACCATCCGAGGCCGCCATCAAAGAGGCCGAGGACAGCCGAGCGACAGATGACAGCGACATGACGGGCAGCGCGCTGGACAAGAGTGAGCTGGAGAGGACCCACCTCatgct gcctcTGGAGCGCGGCTGGCGTAAGAGCAAGGAGGGCTCCCAGATACAGCCCAAGGTACGGCTACGGCAGGAGGTGGTGAGCGTCAGTGGGCAGCGGCGGGGCCAGCGCATCGCCGTGCCCGTCAAGAAGCTGTTTGCTCGCGAGAAGCGGCCCTACGGTCTGGGCATGGTGGGCAGACTCACCAACCGCACCTACCGGAAGCGCATTGACAGCTACGTCAAGAGGCAGATCGAGGACATGGACGACCACAG GCCTTTTTTCACGTACTGGATTACGTTTGTGCACCTGGTGATCACGATCCTGGCAGTGTGTATCTACGGCATCGCCCCCGTAGGCTTCTCGCAGCACGAGACGGTTGATTCT GTTTTAAGAAACAAAGGTGTTTATGAAAATGTCAAGTTTGTGCAACAAGAAAATTTCTGGGTGGGCCCAAGTTCG GAGGCGCTGATCCACTTGGGGGCCAAGTTCTCGCCCTGCATGCGGCAGGACCAGCAGGTGTATGACCTCATGCAGGAGAAGAGGAACCGGGAGCGAGACTCGGCCTGCTGTGTGCGCAACGACCGCTCAGGCTGCGTGCAGACGTCTGCGGAGGAGTGCTCT ACCACCCTGGCGGTTTGGGTTAAATGGCCACAGCACAAAAGCGTCCCCCTCCTCAACGGCAAAGAACGCCAGTACGGCTCCGTTTgccaccaggacccaag AATTTGCCTGGAACCTGCTTCAGTGTCCCCTCACGAGTGGCCGGATGACATCAccaagtggcca ATCTGCAGGGACAGCAAAGGAAATCACACCAATCTCCCTCACATAGACTGTGCTATCACCGGCCGGCCCTGCTGCATAGGCACCAAAGGGAG GTGTGAAATTACGTCTCGAGAGTACTGTGACTTCATGAAGGGCTACTTCCATGAAGAAGCCACCCTCTGCTCCCAG GTTCACTGCATGGATGACGTGTGCGGACTGCTTCCGTTCCTCAACCCAGAGATCCCAGACCAGTTCTATAGGTTGTGGCTCTCGCTTTTTCTGCACGCTGG GATCCTGCACTGCCTGGTGTCAGTGTGCTTCCAGATGACCATCCTGAGGGACCTGGAGAAGCTGGCGGGCTGGCTGCGCATCTCCATCATCTACATCCTGAGCGGCATCACCGGCAACCTGGCCAGCGCCATCTTTCTGCCCTACCGAGCTGAG GTTGGTCCAGCAGGCTCACAGTTTGGAATCCTGGCGTGCCTCTTCGTCGAGCTCATCCAGAGCTGGCAGATACTGGCCCGGCCGTGGAGAGCCCTGGCCAAGCTGCTGTGTGTGGTGATCTTCCTCTTTGCTTTTGGCCTGCTGCCCTGGATCGACAACTTCGCCCACATCTCGGGCTTCATCTCGGGTTTCTTCCTCTCCTTCGCGTTCCTGCCCTACATCAGCTTCGGCCGCATAGACATGTACCGCAAGCGCTGCCAGATCATCGCCGCCTTGCTGGTGTTCGTGGGGCTGCTGGCCGGCCTGGCCGTGCTCTTCTATGTCTACCCCATCAAGTGCGAGTGGTGCGAGCTGCTCACCTGCATCCCCTTCACAGACAAGTTCTGCGAGAAGTACGACCTCAACGCTCACCTCCACTGA
- the rhbdf1b gene encoding inactive rhomboid protein 1 isoform X1 has product MAEPRPESTSLQRKKPPWLKLDIPAAPQLSFDEPPTFAQPAKPQSFLRSLSVPAESAHVNSPYHDPRELRRNPLQRQPSITQTIKSNKKVHFERISTLPVKGQRTVCRVPRRRQSLSKIVLRGTADWFGVGKDSDATQRWQRKSLRHCSQRYGKLKPQAMREMDLSSQDNLSLTSTETPPPLYVPASQHGMQKIVDPLARGRAFRMVEEVDGYSVPQTPVTPGATSLCSFTSSRSGFSRLPRRRKRESVAKMSFRAAAALVKGRSIRESTLRRTQKRSFTPASFLEEDTVDFADELDTSFFARDCLMQEELSTYADEVFESPSEAAIKEAEDSRATDDSDMTGSALDKSELERTHLMLPLERGWRKSKEGSQIQPKVRLRQEVVSVSGQRRGQRIAVPVKKLFAREKRPYGLGMVGRLTNRTYRKRIDSYVKRQIEDMDDHRPFFTYWITFVHLVITILAVCIYGIAPVGFSQHETVDSVLRNKGVYENVKFVQQENFWVGPSSEALIHLGAKFSPCMRQDQQVYDLMQEKRNRERDSACCVRNDRSGCVQTSAEECSTTLAVWVKWPQHKSVPLLNGKERQYGSVCHQDPRICLEPASVSPHEWPDDITKWPICRDSKGNHTNLPHIDCAITGRPCCIGTKGRCEITSREYCDFMKGYFHEEATLCSQVHCMDDVCGLLPFLNPEIPDQFYRLWLSLFLHAGILHCLVSVCFQMTILRDLEKLAGWLRISIIYILSGITGNLASAIFLPYRAEVGPAGSQFGILACLFVELIQSWQILARPWRALAKLLCVVIFLFAFGLLPWIDNFAHISGFISGFFLSFAFLPYISFGRIDMYRKRCQIIAALLVFVGLLAGLAVLFYVYPIKCEWCELLTCIPFTDKFCEKYDLNAHLH; this is encoded by the exons ATGGCTGAGCCACGCCCTGAGAGCACCAGCCTGCAGAGAAAGAAGCCGCCATGGCTCAAGTTGGACATCCCCGCGGCCCCCCAGCTGTCCTTCGACGAGCCCCCCACCTTTGCTCAG CCGGCGAAGCCGCAGAGCTTCCTGCGCAGCCTGAGCGTGCCGGCGGAGAGCGCGCACGTGAACTCGCCGTACCACGACCCCCGCGAGCTGCGGCGCAACCCCTTGCAGCGCCAGCCGTCCATCACCCAGACCATAAAGAG CAACAAGAAGGTTCACTTTGAGCGGATTAGCACGTTGCCTGTTAAGGGGCAGCGCACCGTGTGCCGTGTTCCCAGGAGACGTCAGTCCCTGTCCAAAATCGTCCTCAG AGGCACGGCGGACTGGTTCGGCGTCGGCAAGGACAGCGATGCCACGCAGAGATGGCAGCGGAAGAGTCTTCGGCACTGCAGCCAGCGATACGGCAAGCTGAAGCCCCAGGCCATGCGGGAGATGGACCTGTCCAGCCAGGACAACCTCTCGCTGACCAGCACTGAGACGCCGCCGCCACTCTATGTGCCGGCGTCCCAGCATGGCATGCAGAAG atcgtGGATCCCTTGGCCAGGGGCCGTGCCTTCCGCATGGTGGAGGAGGTGGACGGCTACAGCGTGCCCCAGACCCCCGTCACCCCCGGCGCCACCTCGCTCTGCTCCTTCACCAGCTCCCGCTCCGGCTTCAGCCGCCTGCCACGAAGGCGTAAGCGCGAGTCCGTGGCCAAGATGAGCTTCCGGGCGGCCGCCGCTCTGGTCAAG GGTCGGTCAATCCGGGAAAGCACTCTCCGTCGGACGCAGAAGCGGAGTTTCACCCCCGCCAGTTTCCTGGAAGAAGACACAGTAGATTTTGCAGATGAGCTGGACACCTCCTTCTTTGCTAGG GATTGCCTGATGCAGGAGGAGCTCTCCACGTATGCAGATGAGGTGTTCGAGTCACCATCCGAGGCCGCCATCAAAGAGGCCGAGGACAGCCGAGCGACAGATGACAGCGACATGACGGGCAGCGCGCTGGACAAGAGTGAGCTGGAGAGGACCCACCTCatgct gcctcTGGAGCGCGGCTGGCGTAAGAGCAAGGAGGGCTCCCAGATACAGCCCAAGGTACGGCTACGGCAGGAGGTGGTGAGCGTCAGTGGGCAGCGGCGGGGCCAGCGCATCGCCGTGCCCGTCAAGAAGCTGTTTGCTCGCGAGAAGCGGCCCTACGGTCTGGGCATGGTGGGCAGACTCACCAACCGCACCTACCGGAAGCGCATTGACAGCTACGTCAAGAGGCAGATCGAGGACATGGACGACCACAG GCCTTTTTTCACGTACTGGATTACGTTTGTGCACCTGGTGATCACGATCCTGGCAGTGTGTATCTACGGCATCGCCCCCGTAGGCTTCTCGCAGCACGAGACGGTTGATTCT GTTTTAAGAAACAAAGGTGTTTATGAAAATGTCAAGTTTGTGCAACAAGAAAATTTCTGGGTGGGCCCAAGTTCG GAGGCGCTGATCCACTTGGGGGCCAAGTTCTCGCCCTGCATGCGGCAGGACCAGCAGGTGTATGACCTCATGCAGGAGAAGAGGAACCGGGAGCGAGACTCGGCCTGCTGTGTGCGCAACGACCGCTCAGGCTGCGTGCAGACGTCTGCGGAGGAGTGCTCT ACCACCCTGGCGGTTTGGGTTAAATGGCCACAGCACAAAAGCGTCCCCCTCCTCAACGGCAAAGAACGCCAGTACGGCTCCGTTTgccaccaggacccaag AATTTGCCTGGAACCTGCTTCAGTGTCCCCTCACGAGTGGCCGGATGACATCAccaagtggcca ATCTGCAGGGACAGCAAAGGAAATCACACCAATCTCCCTCACATAGACTGTGCTATCACCGGCCGGCCCTGCTGCATAGGCACCAAAGGGAG GTGTGAAATTACGTCTCGAGAGTACTGTGACTTCATGAAGGGCTACTTCCATGAAGAAGCCACCCTCTGCTCCCAG GTTCACTGCATGGATGACGTGTGCGGACTGCTTCCGTTCCTCAACCCAGAGATCCCAGACCAGTTCTATAGGTTGTGGCTCTCGCTTTTTCTGCACGCTGG GATCCTGCACTGCCTGGTGTCAGTGTGCTTCCAGATGACCATCCTGAGGGACCTGGAGAAGCTGGCGGGCTGGCTGCGCATCTCCATCATCTACATCCTGAGCGGCATCACCGGCAACCTGGCCAGCGCCATCTTTCTGCCCTACCGAGCTGAG GTTGGTCCAGCAGGCTCACAGTTTGGAATCCTGGCGTGCCTCTTCGTCGAGCTCATCCAGAGCTGGCAGATACTGGCCCGGCCGTGGAGAGCCCTGGCCAAGCTGCTGTGTGTGGTGATCTTCCTCTTTGCTTTTGGCCTGCTGCCCTGGATCGACAACTTCGCCCACATCTCGGGCTTCATCTCGGGTTTCTTCCTCTCCTTCGCGTTCCTGCCCTACATCAGCTTCGGCCGCATAGACATGTACCGCAAGCGCTGCCAGATCATCGCCGCCTTGCTGGTGTTCGTGGGGCTGCTGGCCGGCCTGGCCGTGCTCTTCTATGTCTACCCCATCAAGTGCGAGTGGTGCGAGCTGCTCACCTGCATCCCCTTCACAGACAAGTTCTGCGAGAAGTACGACCTCAACGCTCACCTCCACTGA
- the rhbdf1b gene encoding inactive rhomboid protein 1 isoform X4, translated as MREMDLSSQDNLSLTSTETPPPLYVPASQHGMQKIVDPLARGRAFRMVEEVDGYSVPQTPVTPGATSLCSFTSSRSGFSRLPRRRKRESVAKMSFRAAAALVKGRSIRESTLRRTQKRSFTPASFLEEDTVDFADELDTSFFARDCLMQEELSTYADEVFESPSEAAIKEAEDSRATDDSDMTGSALDKSELERTHLMLPLERGWRKSKEGSQIQPKVRLRQEVVSVSGQRRGQRIAVPVKKLFAREKRPYGLGMVGRLTNRTYRKRIDSYVKRQIEDMDDHRPFFTYWITFVHLVITILAVCIYGIAPVGFSQHETVDSVLRNKGVYENVKFVQQENFWVGPSSEALIHLGAKFSPCMRQDQQVYDLMQEKRNRERDSACCVRNDRSGCVQTSAEECSTTLAVWVKWPQHKSVPLLNGKERQYGSVCHQDPRICLEPASVSPHEWPDDITKWPICRDSKGNHTNLPHIDCAITGRPCCIGTKGRCEITSREYCDFMKGYFHEEATLCSQVHCMDDVCGLLPFLNPEIPDQFYRLWLSLFLHAGILHCLVSVCFQMTILRDLEKLAGWLRISIIYILSGITGNLASAIFLPYRAEVGPAGSQFGILACLFVELIQSWQILARPWRALAKLLCVVIFLFAFGLLPWIDNFAHISGFISGFFLSFAFLPYISFGRIDMYRKRCQIIAALLVFVGLLAGLAVLFYVYPIKCEWCELLTCIPFTDKFCEKYDLNAHLH; from the exons ATGCGGGAGATGGACCTGTCCAGCCAGGACAACCTCTCGCTGACCAGCACTGAGACGCCGCCGCCACTCTATGTGCCGGCGTCCCAGCATGGCATGCAGAAG atcgtGGATCCCTTGGCCAGGGGCCGTGCCTTCCGCATGGTGGAGGAGGTGGACGGCTACAGCGTGCCCCAGACCCCCGTCACCCCCGGCGCCACCTCGCTCTGCTCCTTCACCAGCTCCCGCTCCGGCTTCAGCCGCCTGCCACGAAGGCGTAAGCGCGAGTCCGTGGCCAAGATGAGCTTCCGGGCGGCCGCCGCTCTGGTCAAG GGTCGGTCAATCCGGGAAAGCACTCTCCGTCGGACGCAGAAGCGGAGTTTCACCCCCGCCAGTTTCCTGGAAGAAGACACAGTAGATTTTGCAGATGAGCTGGACACCTCCTTCTTTGCTAGG GATTGCCTGATGCAGGAGGAGCTCTCCACGTATGCAGATGAGGTGTTCGAGTCACCATCCGAGGCCGCCATCAAAGAGGCCGAGGACAGCCGAGCGACAGATGACAGCGACATGACGGGCAGCGCGCTGGACAAGAGTGAGCTGGAGAGGACCCACCTCatgct gcctcTGGAGCGCGGCTGGCGTAAGAGCAAGGAGGGCTCCCAGATACAGCCCAAGGTACGGCTACGGCAGGAGGTGGTGAGCGTCAGTGGGCAGCGGCGGGGCCAGCGCATCGCCGTGCCCGTCAAGAAGCTGTTTGCTCGCGAGAAGCGGCCCTACGGTCTGGGCATGGTGGGCAGACTCACCAACCGCACCTACCGGAAGCGCATTGACAGCTACGTCAAGAGGCAGATCGAGGACATGGACGACCACAG GCCTTTTTTCACGTACTGGATTACGTTTGTGCACCTGGTGATCACGATCCTGGCAGTGTGTATCTACGGCATCGCCCCCGTAGGCTTCTCGCAGCACGAGACGGTTGATTCT GTTTTAAGAAACAAAGGTGTTTATGAAAATGTCAAGTTTGTGCAACAAGAAAATTTCTGGGTGGGCCCAAGTTCG GAGGCGCTGATCCACTTGGGGGCCAAGTTCTCGCCCTGCATGCGGCAGGACCAGCAGGTGTATGACCTCATGCAGGAGAAGAGGAACCGGGAGCGAGACTCGGCCTGCTGTGTGCGCAACGACCGCTCAGGCTGCGTGCAGACGTCTGCGGAGGAGTGCTCT ACCACCCTGGCGGTTTGGGTTAAATGGCCACAGCACAAAAGCGTCCCCCTCCTCAACGGCAAAGAACGCCAGTACGGCTCCGTTTgccaccaggacccaag AATTTGCCTGGAACCTGCTTCAGTGTCCCCTCACGAGTGGCCGGATGACATCAccaagtggcca ATCTGCAGGGACAGCAAAGGAAATCACACCAATCTCCCTCACATAGACTGTGCTATCACCGGCCGGCCCTGCTGCATAGGCACCAAAGGGAG GTGTGAAATTACGTCTCGAGAGTACTGTGACTTCATGAAGGGCTACTTCCATGAAGAAGCCACCCTCTGCTCCCAG GTTCACTGCATGGATGACGTGTGCGGACTGCTTCCGTTCCTCAACCCAGAGATCCCAGACCAGTTCTATAGGTTGTGGCTCTCGCTTTTTCTGCACGCTGG GATCCTGCACTGCCTGGTGTCAGTGTGCTTCCAGATGACCATCCTGAGGGACCTGGAGAAGCTGGCGGGCTGGCTGCGCATCTCCATCATCTACATCCTGAGCGGCATCACCGGCAACCTGGCCAGCGCCATCTTTCTGCCCTACCGAGCTGAG GTTGGTCCAGCAGGCTCACAGTTTGGAATCCTGGCGTGCCTCTTCGTCGAGCTCATCCAGAGCTGGCAGATACTGGCCCGGCCGTGGAGAGCCCTGGCCAAGCTGCTGTGTGTGGTGATCTTCCTCTTTGCTTTTGGCCTGCTGCCCTGGATCGACAACTTCGCCCACATCTCGGGCTTCATCTCGGGTTTCTTCCTCTCCTTCGCGTTCCTGCCCTACATCAGCTTCGGCCGCATAGACATGTACCGCAAGCGCTGCCAGATCATCGCCGCCTTGCTGGTGTTCGTGGGGCTGCTGGCCGGCCTGGCCGTGCTCTTCTATGTCTACCCCATCAAGTGCGAGTGGTGCGAGCTGCTCACCTGCATCCCCTTCACAGACAAGTTCTGCGAGAAGTACGACCTCAACGCTCACCTCCACTGA
- the rhbdf1b gene encoding inactive rhomboid protein 1 isoform X3, giving the protein MVFLASWDGQDRGTADWFGVGKDSDATQRWQRKSLRHCSQRYGKLKPQAMREMDLSSQDNLSLTSTETPPPLYVPASQHGMQKIVDPLARGRAFRMVEEVDGYSVPQTPVTPGATSLCSFTSSRSGFSRLPRRRKRESVAKMSFRAAAALVKGRSIRESTLRRTQKRSFTPASFLEEDTVDFADELDTSFFARDCLMQEELSTYADEVFESPSEAAIKEAEDSRATDDSDMTGSALDKSELERTHLMLPLERGWRKSKEGSQIQPKVRLRQEVVSVSGQRRGQRIAVPVKKLFAREKRPYGLGMVGRLTNRTYRKRIDSYVKRQIEDMDDHRPFFTYWITFVHLVITILAVCIYGIAPVGFSQHETVDSVLRNKGVYENVKFVQQENFWVGPSSEALIHLGAKFSPCMRQDQQVYDLMQEKRNRERDSACCVRNDRSGCVQTSAEECSTTLAVWVKWPQHKSVPLLNGKERQYGSVCHQDPRICLEPASVSPHEWPDDITKWPICRDSKGNHTNLPHIDCAITGRPCCIGTKGRCEITSREYCDFMKGYFHEEATLCSQVHCMDDVCGLLPFLNPEIPDQFYRLWLSLFLHAGILHCLVSVCFQMTILRDLEKLAGWLRISIIYILSGITGNLASAIFLPYRAEVGPAGSQFGILACLFVELIQSWQILARPWRALAKLLCVVIFLFAFGLLPWIDNFAHISGFISGFFLSFAFLPYISFGRIDMYRKRCQIIAALLVFVGLLAGLAVLFYVYPIKCEWCELLTCIPFTDKFCEKYDLNAHLH; this is encoded by the exons ATGGTCTTCCTGGCCTCATGGGATGGTCAGGATAG AGGCACGGCGGACTGGTTCGGCGTCGGCAAGGACAGCGATGCCACGCAGAGATGGCAGCGGAAGAGTCTTCGGCACTGCAGCCAGCGATACGGCAAGCTGAAGCCCCAGGCCATGCGGGAGATGGACCTGTCCAGCCAGGACAACCTCTCGCTGACCAGCACTGAGACGCCGCCGCCACTCTATGTGCCGGCGTCCCAGCATGGCATGCAGAAG atcgtGGATCCCTTGGCCAGGGGCCGTGCCTTCCGCATGGTGGAGGAGGTGGACGGCTACAGCGTGCCCCAGACCCCCGTCACCCCCGGCGCCACCTCGCTCTGCTCCTTCACCAGCTCCCGCTCCGGCTTCAGCCGCCTGCCACGAAGGCGTAAGCGCGAGTCCGTGGCCAAGATGAGCTTCCGGGCGGCCGCCGCTCTGGTCAAG GGTCGGTCAATCCGGGAAAGCACTCTCCGTCGGACGCAGAAGCGGAGTTTCACCCCCGCCAGTTTCCTGGAAGAAGACACAGTAGATTTTGCAGATGAGCTGGACACCTCCTTCTTTGCTAGG GATTGCCTGATGCAGGAGGAGCTCTCCACGTATGCAGATGAGGTGTTCGAGTCACCATCCGAGGCCGCCATCAAAGAGGCCGAGGACAGCCGAGCGACAGATGACAGCGACATGACGGGCAGCGCGCTGGACAAGAGTGAGCTGGAGAGGACCCACCTCatgct gcctcTGGAGCGCGGCTGGCGTAAGAGCAAGGAGGGCTCCCAGATACAGCCCAAGGTACGGCTACGGCAGGAGGTGGTGAGCGTCAGTGGGCAGCGGCGGGGCCAGCGCATCGCCGTGCCCGTCAAGAAGCTGTTTGCTCGCGAGAAGCGGCCCTACGGTCTGGGCATGGTGGGCAGACTCACCAACCGCACCTACCGGAAGCGCATTGACAGCTACGTCAAGAGGCAGATCGAGGACATGGACGACCACAG GCCTTTTTTCACGTACTGGATTACGTTTGTGCACCTGGTGATCACGATCCTGGCAGTGTGTATCTACGGCATCGCCCCCGTAGGCTTCTCGCAGCACGAGACGGTTGATTCT GTTTTAAGAAACAAAGGTGTTTATGAAAATGTCAAGTTTGTGCAACAAGAAAATTTCTGGGTGGGCCCAAGTTCG GAGGCGCTGATCCACTTGGGGGCCAAGTTCTCGCCCTGCATGCGGCAGGACCAGCAGGTGTATGACCTCATGCAGGAGAAGAGGAACCGGGAGCGAGACTCGGCCTGCTGTGTGCGCAACGACCGCTCAGGCTGCGTGCAGACGTCTGCGGAGGAGTGCTCT ACCACCCTGGCGGTTTGGGTTAAATGGCCACAGCACAAAAGCGTCCCCCTCCTCAACGGCAAAGAACGCCAGTACGGCTCCGTTTgccaccaggacccaag AATTTGCCTGGAACCTGCTTCAGTGTCCCCTCACGAGTGGCCGGATGACATCAccaagtggcca ATCTGCAGGGACAGCAAAGGAAATCACACCAATCTCCCTCACATAGACTGTGCTATCACCGGCCGGCCCTGCTGCATAGGCACCAAAGGGAG GTGTGAAATTACGTCTCGAGAGTACTGTGACTTCATGAAGGGCTACTTCCATGAAGAAGCCACCCTCTGCTCCCAG GTTCACTGCATGGATGACGTGTGCGGACTGCTTCCGTTCCTCAACCCAGAGATCCCAGACCAGTTCTATAGGTTGTGGCTCTCGCTTTTTCTGCACGCTGG GATCCTGCACTGCCTGGTGTCAGTGTGCTTCCAGATGACCATCCTGAGGGACCTGGAGAAGCTGGCGGGCTGGCTGCGCATCTCCATCATCTACATCCTGAGCGGCATCACCGGCAACCTGGCCAGCGCCATCTTTCTGCCCTACCGAGCTGAG GTTGGTCCAGCAGGCTCACAGTTTGGAATCCTGGCGTGCCTCTTCGTCGAGCTCATCCAGAGCTGGCAGATACTGGCCCGGCCGTGGAGAGCCCTGGCCAAGCTGCTGTGTGTGGTGATCTTCCTCTTTGCTTTTGGCCTGCTGCCCTGGATCGACAACTTCGCCCACATCTCGGGCTTCATCTCGGGTTTCTTCCTCTCCTTCGCGTTCCTGCCCTACATCAGCTTCGGCCGCATAGACATGTACCGCAAGCGCTGCCAGATCATCGCCGCCTTGCTGGTGTTCGTGGGGCTGCTGGCCGGCCTGGCCGTGCTCTTCTATGTCTACCCCATCAAGTGCGAGTGGTGCGAGCTGCTCACCTGCATCCCCTTCACAGACAAGTTCTGCGAGAAGTACGACCTCAACGCTCACCTCCACTGA